In one Pseudarthrobacter sp. NBSH8 genomic region, the following are encoded:
- a CDS encoding ferrochelatase, whose product MTRPEPAAGAVLTGINPVTETGRMAPKNYDGVLLASFGGPEGQDDVIPFLRNVTRGRGIPDERLEEVSHHYRANGGISPINQQNRELKAALEAELSARGIELPVLWGNRNWNPYIPQTLQDAYDAGHRKLLMVTTSAYSCYSSCRQYREDIGIALTESGLDGRLEVDKVRQYFDHPGFVEPFVEGTAAGLADVRSQLTAAGMPDAPVHILFATHSIPTRDAEAAGRSGDEPRDFEEGSAYVAQHLATGAAVISRVQAESGLTAPWSLVYQSRSGAPHVPWLEPDINDAIADLAGQGIKGIVIVPLGFVSDHMEVVWDLDTEALETCRNLGLAATRVPTPGTHRKFVNGLVDLISERTLANNIGDRPAVTGLGPWYDVCRPGCCANFRGEKPTIAGADTTVGTGHDAYSAASAGAAGGVGTQ is encoded by the coding sequence ATGACCCGGCCCGAGCCCGCGGCGGGCGCCGTACTCACCGGAATCAACCCGGTCACCGAAACCGGCCGGATGGCGCCCAAAAACTATGACGGCGTCCTGCTGGCCTCCTTTGGCGGGCCCGAGGGCCAGGACGACGTTATCCCTTTCCTGCGCAATGTCACCCGCGGCCGCGGCATCCCGGACGAGCGGCTCGAAGAGGTTTCCCATCACTATCGGGCCAACGGCGGCATCAGCCCCATCAACCAGCAAAACCGCGAGCTCAAGGCAGCCCTCGAAGCGGAGCTCTCGGCCCGCGGCATTGAACTTCCGGTGCTGTGGGGCAACCGCAACTGGAACCCCTATATTCCGCAGACCCTGCAGGACGCGTACGACGCCGGCCACCGCAAACTGCTGATGGTCACCACGAGTGCCTACTCCTGTTATTCCAGCTGCCGCCAGTACCGCGAGGACATCGGCATCGCCCTGACGGAGTCGGGGCTGGATGGCCGGCTTGAGGTGGACAAGGTGCGGCAGTACTTCGACCACCCGGGCTTCGTGGAGCCCTTCGTGGAAGGCACCGCCGCCGGGCTCGCGGACGTGCGGTCGCAGCTTACGGCGGCCGGCATGCCGGACGCCCCCGTGCACATCCTTTTTGCCACCCACTCCATCCCGACCCGGGACGCCGAGGCCGCCGGACGGTCCGGGGACGAGCCGCGCGATTTCGAGGAAGGTTCCGCATACGTTGCCCAGCACCTGGCCACCGGCGCAGCCGTCATCAGCCGCGTGCAGGCCGAATCAGGCCTGACCGCTCCCTGGTCGCTCGTGTATCAGTCCCGCTCGGGCGCGCCCCACGTCCCGTGGCTTGAACCTGACATCAATGACGCCATCGCCGACCTGGCGGGCCAGGGCATCAAAGGCATCGTCATCGTCCCGCTGGGCTTCGTCAGCGACCACATGGAAGTTGTCTGGGACCTCGACACCGAAGCCCTGGAGACCTGCCGCAACCTGGGCCTGGCTGCCACGCGTGTGCCTACCCCTGGCACGCACCGGAAGTTTGTGAACGGCCTGGTTGACCTCATCTCCGAACGGACGCTCGCCAACAACATTGGCGACCGGCCGGCCGTGACTGGACTGGGCCCGTGGTATGACGTCTGCAGGCCGGGCTGTTGCGCCAATTTCCGCGGCGAGAAGCCCACCATCGCCGGAGCCGACACCACCGTCGGCACCGGACATGACGCATATTCGGCCGCGTCCGCGGGCGCTGCCGGGGGAGTAGGAACGCAGTGA
- the hemQ gene encoding hydrogen peroxide-dependent heme synthase, with amino-acid sequence MSHTSAESVTKTEESAEQFFTLWTVFKRSEELVRSADAAADFDALLIRLAEAGVTHRGSYDVSAMRADADVMVWLHGPKPEALQQAIRDIRRSTLFAGTEIVWSAMGVHREAEFAKNHTPAYSRGVAPAEWLCVYPFVRSYEWYILPDDERGKMLRDHGMLGREFPQVISNTVSSFALGDWEWILGLEAPELVDLVDLMRHLRATEARNHVREEIPFYTGRRVTAVEVAEVLA; translated from the coding sequence ATGAGCCACACTTCTGCCGAATCTGTCACTAAAACCGAAGAATCAGCCGAGCAGTTCTTTACTCTCTGGACTGTTTTCAAGCGGTCCGAGGAACTCGTGCGCAGCGCTGACGCTGCCGCAGATTTCGATGCCCTGCTGATCCGATTGGCCGAGGCCGGCGTGACGCACCGCGGCAGCTACGACGTCTCCGCAATGCGCGCTGACGCCGATGTCATGGTCTGGCTCCACGGCCCGAAGCCCGAAGCGCTGCAGCAGGCCATCCGCGACATCCGCCGCAGCACCCTTTTCGCCGGAACCGAGATTGTCTGGTCCGCCATGGGCGTCCACCGGGAAGCCGAATTCGCCAAGAACCACACCCCCGCCTACTCACGTGGTGTGGCCCCGGCCGAGTGGCTCTGCGTCTACCCGTTTGTGCGCTCCTATGAGTGGTACATCCTCCCCGACGACGAACGCGGCAAGATGCTGCGCGATCACGGCATGCTGGGCCGGGAATTCCCGCAGGTCATCTCCAACACGGTATCCTCCTTCGCCCTGGGCGACTGGGAGTGGATCCTGGGCCTGGAAGCCCCTGAACTGGTGGACCTCGTGGACCTGATGCGCCACCTCCGCGCCACCGAGGCACGCAACCACGTACGGGAGGAAATCCCGTTCTACACCGGCCGCCGCGTCACCGCAGTGGAAGTCGCTGAGGTGCTCGCATGA
- the hemG gene encoding protoporphyrinogen oxidase, with translation MSSSLTPNRAALVLGGGISGLLAARELAAAGHTVTVLEATASWGGCVGSHVVAGLTLDSGAESFATRSSAVAELAAELGLGGNVVAPRPGGAWVQLPDGPRELPKTGVLGIPANPWDPEVRRSLGFVGSLRASLDKYLPASIGASADVTSVAALVRARMGRRVLERLVAPVVGGVHSADPGLLDVDMVAPGLRSGVREHGSLAAAVAAQRRGSTQPSAAKAGSAVAGLEGGMHTLVVALLSDLRSRGVTLMSGTAAGAIERTADGWRVTTGDATYDGGVLVVALPGPAAVGLLQAAVPGLAGRSPESGPDVRLVTLVVDLPELDGRPRGTGILVAPQTPGIQAKALTHATAKWDWLAAAAGPGTHVLRLSYGRLEASGHSAGTRAPAPDLLAAALHDASALLDVPVQGTDVVGWDVVRWQGALPFAAVGHKARVAEVRKLCAAEAGLGIVGGWVAGNGLAAVVADTRKEIRSLLS, from the coding sequence ATGAGCAGCTCCTTGACGCCGAACCGGGCCGCACTCGTGTTGGGCGGCGGCATCTCCGGCCTGCTGGCGGCGCGGGAGTTGGCAGCTGCCGGACATACAGTGACCGTCCTGGAGGCCACCGCGTCCTGGGGCGGCTGCGTGGGCAGCCATGTGGTGGCCGGCCTCACCCTGGACAGCGGAGCAGAGTCGTTCGCCACGCGCTCCTCAGCCGTGGCTGAGCTTGCTGCTGAACTTGGACTCGGCGGCAACGTTGTGGCGCCGCGTCCGGGCGGCGCCTGGGTGCAGCTTCCGGACGGCCCGCGCGAACTGCCCAAGACCGGGGTCCTGGGCATTCCTGCCAATCCGTGGGACCCGGAGGTCCGGCGGTCGCTGGGATTTGTGGGTTCGCTCCGGGCATCCCTGGATAAGTACTTGCCGGCTTCGATCGGCGCGTCTGCCGACGTCACGAGCGTCGCAGCGCTGGTGCGGGCACGGATGGGCCGCCGTGTATTGGAGCGCCTCGTGGCCCCGGTGGTGGGCGGCGTGCACTCCGCGGACCCCGGTCTCCTCGACGTGGACATGGTGGCCCCCGGCCTCCGGTCCGGAGTCCGGGAGCACGGCTCCCTTGCCGCCGCGGTGGCCGCCCAGCGGCGCGGCTCCACCCAGCCATCCGCCGCGAAGGCGGGTTCCGCCGTCGCCGGCCTGGAAGGCGGGATGCACACCCTGGTGGTGGCCCTGCTCAGCGATCTCCGCAGCCGCGGGGTCACTTTGATGAGTGGAACAGCCGCGGGCGCCATCGAACGGACGGCGGACGGGTGGCGGGTTACCACCGGTGACGCAACGTACGACGGCGGCGTGCTGGTGGTGGCGCTGCCCGGCCCGGCGGCAGTGGGGCTGCTTCAGGCGGCCGTACCCGGGCTCGCCGGCAGGAGCCCGGAAAGCGGGCCGGACGTCAGGCTGGTCACGCTGGTGGTGGACCTGCCCGAACTTGATGGCAGGCCGCGGGGCACCGGGATCCTGGTGGCGCCCCAGACTCCGGGCATCCAGGCGAAAGCCCTTACGCATGCAACCGCGAAGTGGGATTGGCTTGCCGCTGCGGCAGGTCCCGGGACGCACGTCCTGCGGCTCTCGTACGGCCGCCTGGAAGCCTCGGGACACTCGGCCGGGACCCGCGCCCCTGCCCCCGACCTCCTGGCTGCTGCCTTGCATGACGCTTCGGCCCTGCTGGACGTCCCGGTGCAGGGGACCGACGTCGTCGGCTGGGATGTTGTCAGGTGGCAAGGAGCCCTGCCCTTCGCGGCCGTGGGGCACAAGGCGCGGGTGGCCGAGGTCAGGAAACTCTGCGCGGCAGAGGCCGGTCTTGGCATAGTGGGCGGATGGGTAGCCGGCAATGGACTCGCCGCCGTGGTGGCCGATACCCGAAAAGAAATTCGCAGCCTGCTCAGCTGA
- the hemE gene encoding uroporphyrinogen decarboxylase — MTSSSAVSKSASSVLSNNSALAAGHPLMDGRTADSPLITAYRGGKPSRRPVWFMRQAGRSLPEYLKVREGVAMLDSCLRPDLAAEITLQPVRRHDVDAAIFFSDIVIPLKLAGVGVDIVPGVGPVLDKPVRTAADVAALPQLTWEALEPIREAVRLTVAELGKTPLIGFAGAPFTLAAYMVEGKPSRDHLGPRTMMHADPETWIALAKWAADASGLFLRAQLEAGASAGQLFDSWAGSLGLADYTRFVAPASARALDHVRHLGAPLIHFGTGTSELLVAMRDVGVDVVGVDYRLPLDEANRRLGGTVPLQGNIDPALLSAPWDVLEAHVRAVIAAGASAPGHVLNLGHGVPPETDPTVLTRVVELIHSISPE, encoded by the coding sequence ATGACTTCCAGCTCCGCCGTGTCCAAGTCCGCGTCTAGTGTCCTGTCTAACAACAGTGCTCTTGCTGCCGGCCATCCGCTGATGGACGGCCGCACCGCAGATTCGCCGCTCATCACTGCCTACCGTGGCGGCAAGCCATCGCGGCGGCCGGTGTGGTTCATGCGCCAGGCAGGGCGCTCGCTGCCGGAATACTTGAAGGTACGCGAAGGCGTGGCCATGCTGGATTCCTGCCTGCGGCCCGACCTCGCGGCCGAAATCACGCTGCAGCCCGTCCGGCGCCATGACGTCGACGCTGCCATATTTTTCTCCGACATCGTCATTCCGCTCAAGCTCGCCGGCGTGGGCGTGGACATTGTGCCGGGCGTGGGCCCCGTGCTGGACAAGCCGGTGCGCACGGCTGCAGACGTTGCCGCCCTGCCGCAGCTGACCTGGGAAGCGCTGGAACCGATCCGCGAAGCCGTGCGGCTGACCGTCGCCGAGCTGGGCAAAACCCCGCTGATCGGCTTTGCCGGTGCCCCGTTCACCCTCGCTGCCTACATGGTTGAGGGCAAACCTTCCCGTGACCACCTGGGCCCGCGCACCATGATGCACGCGGACCCGGAAACCTGGATTGCGCTGGCCAAATGGGCCGCCGACGCCTCGGGGTTGTTCCTCCGCGCCCAGCTGGAAGCCGGCGCGTCCGCGGGACAGCTGTTTGATTCCTGGGCGGGATCGCTGGGCCTGGCCGACTACACCAGGTTCGTGGCACCCGCCTCGGCCCGGGCGCTGGACCATGTCCGCCACCTCGGCGCGCCGCTGATCCACTTTGGTACCGGAACCTCCGAACTCCTTGTTGCCATGCGGGATGTCGGCGTGGACGTGGTTGGTGTGGACTACCGCCTGCCGCTGGATGAGGCCAACCGGCGCCTGGGCGGAACGGTGCCGCTGCAGGGCAACATCGACCCCGCGCTGCTTTCCGCGCCCTGGGACGTGCTCGAAGCCCACGTCCGTGCGGTCATTGCGGCCGGCGCCTCCGCGCCCGGCCACGTGCTCAACCTCGGCCACGGCGTGCCGCCGGAAACCGACCCCACGGTCCTGACCCGGGTTGTAGAACTCATCCACTCCATTTCCCCGGAGTAG
- the hemB gene encoding porphobilinogen synthase, whose translation MSFPNHRPRRLRTTPALRRLTAEYRLAPADLILPAFIREGLSEPSPISSMPGVVQHTTESLKRAAAEAVELGVGGIMLFGIPAVRDARGTASLDPDGVLNKAIRDVRAEVGDDLVIMGDVCLDEFTDHGHCGVLDADGYVDNDATLEIYGQMAVAQANAGAHVLGPSGMMDGQIAVIRQALEESGHKNTVILAYAAKYASAFYGPFREAVDSQLKGDRRTYQMDAANRREALLEVELDLEEGADMVMVKPAMSYLDILADVAAMSPVPVSAYQISGEYAMIEAAAANGWIDRRGAITESILGIKRAGANTVLTYWAAEVAGWLKES comes from the coding sequence ATGAGCTTTCCGAACCACCGCCCGCGCCGCCTCCGCACCACGCCCGCCCTGCGCCGGCTCACCGCCGAATACCGGCTGGCACCGGCGGACCTGATCCTGCCCGCGTTTATCCGCGAAGGCCTCAGCGAGCCGTCTCCCATTTCCTCCATGCCGGGCGTTGTGCAGCACACTACCGAGTCGCTTAAGCGTGCCGCTGCGGAAGCCGTGGAACTGGGCGTCGGTGGCATCATGCTGTTCGGCATTCCCGCCGTCCGCGATGCCCGCGGCACCGCCTCGCTGGACCCGGACGGCGTGCTCAACAAGGCCATCCGCGACGTCCGTGCCGAGGTGGGCGATGACCTGGTGATCATGGGCGACGTCTGCCTGGACGAATTCACCGACCACGGCCACTGCGGCGTCCTTGATGCCGACGGCTACGTGGACAACGATGCCACGCTGGAAATCTACGGCCAGATGGCCGTGGCCCAGGCCAACGCCGGCGCCCACGTGCTGGGACCCTCCGGCATGATGGATGGCCAGATCGCCGTCATCCGGCAGGCACTCGAGGAATCCGGCCACAAAAACACCGTCATCCTGGCCTACGCGGCCAAGTACGCTTCCGCCTTCTACGGCCCGTTCCGGGAAGCCGTGGATTCGCAGCTCAAGGGCGACCGCCGCACCTACCAGATGGACGCCGCCAACCGCCGTGAAGCCCTCCTGGAAGTGGAACTGGACCTTGAGGAAGGCGCAGACATGGTCATGGTGAAGCCAGCCATGAGCTACCTGGATATCCTGGCCGACGTCGCCGCCATGAGCCCCGTGCCTGTCTCGGCCTACCAGATCTCGGGTGAATACGCGATGATCGAGGCTGCCGCAGCCAACGGTTGGATCGACCGGCGCGGTGCCATCACGGAATCCATCCTCGGCATCAAACGGGCGGGCGCCAACACAGTGCTGACCTACTGGGCCGCAGAAGTTGCCGGCTGGCTGAAGGAATCCTGA
- the hemC gene encoding hydroxymethylbilane synthase, with translation MTVRIGTRASKLALTQTQQTADQLAAVGGFPVELVHITTEGDVRTGSLSQMGGTGVFVAALRDALLQDICDVAVHSLKDLPTGAALGLTIAATPKRADVRDALCARDGLKLADLPQGAKVGTGSPRRAAQLRAARPDLDVQDIRGNVDTRLGRVPGLPGNAAGAPGDLDAVVLAAAGLERIGRLDVISEFFELDVMLPAPGQGSLAIECRTADAPRKAGSTEGSQGVLAQALAALNDEDTRLAVTAERAVLARLEAGCAAPVGAFAYRKGSMLYLEAAVCAVDGTSSVREKKATDGLTEVGATLLGIEVAELLLAAGAAEIADLAAS, from the coding sequence GTGACCGTACGGATCGGAACCAGGGCCAGCAAGCTAGCACTGACCCAGACGCAGCAGACGGCGGACCAGCTGGCCGCCGTCGGAGGCTTCCCGGTAGAGCTGGTGCACATCACCACCGAAGGCGATGTCAGGACAGGATCACTGTCCCAGATGGGCGGCACCGGGGTGTTTGTCGCGGCGCTGCGCGATGCACTGCTGCAGGACATCTGCGATGTTGCTGTGCACTCGCTCAAGGACCTCCCCACGGGCGCTGCGTTGGGCCTAACCATCGCCGCAACACCCAAACGTGCCGACGTGCGGGATGCCCTGTGCGCACGCGATGGCCTCAAGCTGGCAGATCTCCCTCAGGGCGCAAAGGTGGGCACAGGCTCGCCCCGCCGCGCTGCGCAGCTGCGGGCCGCCCGGCCTGACCTGGACGTGCAGGACATCCGCGGCAACGTGGATACGCGACTGGGCCGCGTGCCCGGGCTGCCCGGCAACGCGGCAGGCGCACCAGGGGACCTCGACGCCGTTGTGCTGGCCGCCGCAGGCCTGGAACGCATCGGCCGCCTGGACGTCATCAGTGAATTCTTCGAGCTGGACGTGATGCTGCCGGCGCCGGGGCAGGGTTCGCTGGCCATCGAATGCCGGACGGCTGACGCCCCGCGCAAGGCAGGTTCCACCGAAGGCTCGCAAGGTGTTTTGGCGCAGGCGTTGGCCGCGCTCAACGATGAGGACACCCGCCTCGCCGTGACCGCCGAGCGTGCCGTGCTGGCCCGCCTCGAGGCCGGCTGTGCCGCCCCCGTGGGTGCCTTCGCCTACCGCAAGGGCAGCATGCTGTACCTCGAAGCCGCGGTGTGTGCCGTGGACGGCACCAGCTCTGTGCGCGAGAAGAAGGCAACGGACGGCCTCACCGAAGTCGGTGCGACGCTGCTCGGCATCGAGGTGGCCGAGCTCCTGCTCGCTGCCGGCGCCGCGGAGATCGCGGACCTTGCCGCGTCCTGA
- a CDS encoding uroporphyrinogen-III synthase, which yields MPRPDAPTGTFGGRRVLITRSADRAGPLAALLGSLGAEPLVLPLIDFERAADQPALDAALDTLAAGGFDWLVVSSITTVRMLVEKAAERRTTPAALVPAGTRVATIGPSSRRILEAAGIPVALAPVDIQSAEGLVDLWTAVPARVLLPQADIAAPALRDGLAAKGADVTAVVAYHTVQYPARPEDRLEAELPSAVGVSHPGAPRELSQSQTRRELDAGTLDAVVAASPSAARRIAATLLPLGRCRFIAIGRPTAAEAAALGIPVAATAQVPTPDGIVAALGTVFANEGNTR from the coding sequence TTGCCGCGTCCTGATGCACCGACAGGCACCTTCGGCGGCCGACGCGTCCTGATCACCCGGAGCGCAGACCGTGCCGGCCCTCTGGCCGCGCTGCTCGGCAGCCTGGGGGCCGAACCGCTGGTCCTGCCGCTCATCGACTTCGAACGGGCCGCGGACCAGCCGGCTCTCGATGCCGCCCTGGATACCCTGGCCGCCGGTGGCTTCGACTGGCTGGTGGTCAGCAGCATCACCACGGTGCGGATGCTCGTGGAAAAGGCGGCCGAGCGTAGGACCACGCCGGCTGCTCTGGTGCCGGCCGGAACGCGGGTGGCCACGATCGGCCCGTCCTCCCGACGGATCCTTGAAGCCGCCGGCATCCCCGTGGCCCTCGCCCCGGTGGACATCCAGTCCGCCGAAGGGCTCGTGGACCTCTGGACTGCCGTCCCGGCGCGCGTGCTGTTGCCACAGGCGGACATCGCTGCGCCTGCCCTGCGCGATGGCCTGGCAGCCAAGGGTGCCGACGTCACCGCTGTTGTGGCCTATCACACCGTGCAATACCCGGCCCGTCCGGAAGACCGCCTGGAGGCGGAACTGCCGTCCGCCGTCGGGGTCTCCCACCCTGGCGCTCCCCGCGAGCTCAGTCAGTCGCAGACCCGCAGGGAGCTCGACGCCGGGACGCTCGACGCCGTTGTGGCCGCCTCGCCGAGCGCTGCCCGCCGCATCGCCGCGACCCTCCTGCCGCTGGGCCGCTGCCGTTTCATCGCCATCGGGCGCCCGACTGCGGCGGAGGCTGCGGCCCTCGGCATCCCGGTGGCCGCCACCGCCCAAGTCCCCACCCCGGACGGCATAGTGGCCGCGCTGGGCACCGTATTCGCCAACGAAGGGAACACCCGATGA